In one window of Vanrija pseudolonga chromosome 5, complete sequence DNA:
- the pi_0 gene encoding Papain inhibitor, which yields MPVVAVGYQLFDNWPGYAGLNPNLNPICGHHLNITWGGRSVIAEVTDRCPGCGERDLDLSKAAFEVFQPLSTGVLEAPKNEDIVWTWVNGYGRLPEMSFTP from the exons ATGCCT gtcgtcgccgtcgggtACCAGCTGTTCGACAACTGGCCAGGCTACGCCGGGCTGAACCCCAACCTGAACCCGATCTGCGGGCACCACCTCAACATCACCTGGGGCGGGCGCAGCGTGATCGCGGAAGTGACGGACCGGTGCCCTGGGTGCGGCGAGCGGGACCTCGACCTCAGCAAGGCTGCGTTCGAGGTGTTCCAGCCGCTGTCGACCGGCGTGCTCGAAGCGCCGAAGAACGAGGATATCGTGTGGACCTGGGTAAATGGGTATGGCAGGCTCCCAGAGATGTCTTTCACCCCGTAA
- the lepG gene encoding Trans-enoyl reductase lepG, whose amino-acid sequence MTTATIPATQRAVVHKDKGVAEVRTIPVPAIRDDEVLLKTAYYALNPTDWKQLDASLTGPGTVVGVDVAGEVVAIGKGVSRFAVGDRVAGLAVGNKSTETGGAAEYAVVNEGLGFAVPASLDLAHAATWGIGAGTAAQVLFQSLGHAYPTGAAATNDNKGQWLFVSGGSTAVGSFLIQFAKRAGLRVVATASRANFDFVQQNGADAVVDYHEPDVVAQILRITGGQVPQGAELAGGAGWAISTKVVREGGLASIVPGDPSGKAIASSLGTVQPRHTAFFIEKNFVFTKDFYARVPRLIADGVRPTPVTVRDGLDAVIDGLGESRAGRVSATKLVFKVAP is encoded by the exons ATGACCACCGCCACCATCCCCGCCACGCAGCGCGCCGTAGTTCACAAGGACAAG ggtgtcgccgaggtccgCACCATCCCGGTCCCGGCcatccgcgacgacgaggtgctcctcAAGACGGCGTACTACGCGCTCAACCCAACCGACTGGAAGCAGCTCGATGCGAGCCTCACTGGCCCCGggaccgtcgtcggcgtcgacgtggcAGGCGAGGTCGTGGCCATCGGCAAGGGCGTGAGCCGCTTCGCTGTCGGCGACCGCGttgccggcctcgcggtcgGGAACAAGAGCAccgagacgggcggcgcagcagaGTACGCCGTCGTGAATGAGGGCCTCGGCTTCGCCGTGCCCGCCAGCTTGgacctcgcgcacgccgcgacgtggggcatcggcgccggcacggcggcccAAGTGCTCTTCCAGAGCCTCGGTCACGCATATCCGACAGGTGCAGCGGCGACAAACGACAACAAAGGACAGTGGCTGTTCGTGTCGGGCGGGAGTACCGCTGTGGGCAGCTTCTTGATCCAGTTCGCCAAGCGTGCCGGCCTGCGCGTGgtcgccacggcgtcgcgtgCCAACTTCGACTTTGTGCAGCagaacggcgccgacgcagtCGTCGACTATCACGAACCCGACGTCGTGGCCCAGATTCTCCGCATTACGGGCGGGCAGGTACCGCagggtgccgagctcgccggcggcgcgggctgggCCATCTCGACCAAGGTCGTCCGCGAGGGAGGGCTCGCGAGCATCGTGCCCGGCGACCCTAGTGGCAAGGCGATCGCGAGCAGCCTCGGCACGGTGCAGCCGCGC CACACCGCATTCTTCATCGAGAAGAACTTTGTCTTCACAAAGGACTTTTacgcgcgcgtgccccgCCTCATCGCGGACGGGGTGCGCCCGACGCCAGTCACCGTGCGTGATGGGCTGGACGCCGTCATTGACGGCCTGGGGGAGAGCAGGGCCGGCAGAGTGAGTGCCACCAAGCTCGTGTTCAAGGTCGCGCCGTAG
- the hsp88 gene encoding Heat shock protein hsp88 encodes MASVVGIDIGNLSSKIGVARHRGIDIITNEVSNRATPSLVSFTPRQRLIGEAAKTAETSNFKNTVGSLKRLIGRSVNDPEIAEYEKKFINAELVDVNGQVGASVNYLGEKTAFSYTQLTAAYLAKLRDTAAAELKQNVSDVVIAVPGWYTDAQRRALLDASTIAGLNPLRLINDTTAVALGYGITKADLPEDPENARNVVFVDVGHSNYSVAVVAFSKGQLTVKSTAYDRNFGGRDFDYALVKHFAKEFDAKYKIDVLSSPKAIFRLTTAAERLKKVLSANSEGPINVESIMNDVDASGSLKREQFEELIGGLLNRFNKPLEEALKASGLTVDQIDSIELVGGSTRIPAIKERIQAFFGGKQLSFTLNQDEAIARGATFACASLSPVFRVREFAVHDITPYSIQVAWEKEAGNPDEDTELVVFPHGNAIPSTKILTFYRQGPFAIDASYAPNQANLPAGTNPAIGKYTIKGVEKTASGDLACVKVKTRLNLHGILNFEGAYAVEEVEKEETVVTGEGEDKTEEKKIVKKIQRKGDYQTFAQYNTVSEQLVNDWTEKEGKMHAEDKLVMETEERKNALEEYVYDTRGKLDDRYKLYAQASEKEELLKGLSEAEDWLYTEEGEDATKSAYVTRLDALKKIGDPIALRYRENEDRPRAAAALRETCNEFLSQAQNGEEKYAHIEDADKEKVIEKAANTLSWLENQLVRQSEKPKNVNPVVTSEEINKRKDDVSYTCAAIMNKPKPRVKTESGTQTPNEGAKDEKMDTDDKAPAEDMDID; translated from the exons ATGGCC agcgtcgtcggcattgATATCGGCAACCTTTCTTCCAAGATTGGTGTTGCCCGCCACCGTGGTATCGACATCATCACCAACGAGGTGTCGAACCGTGCTACCCC CTCCCTCGTCTCGTTCACCCCCCGCCAGCGTCTCATCGGTGAGGCTgccaagacggccgagaCCTCCAACTTCAAGAACACTGTCGGCTCGCTCAAGCGTTTGATCGGTCGCTCGGTCAACGACCCCGAGATCGCCGAGTACGAGAAGAAGTTCatcaacgccgagctcgtcgacgtcaacGGCCAGGTTGGCGCCTCGGTCAACTACCTTGGCGAGAAGACTGCCTTCTCGTACACCcagctcaccgccgcctACCTTGCCAAGCTCCGcgacactgccgccgccgagctcaagcagAACGTCTCGGACGTTGTCATCGCTGTCCCCGGCTGGTACACTGATGCCCAGCGCCGTGCTCTCCTTGACGCCTCCACCATTGCCGGCCTCAACCCCCTCCGCCTGATCAACGACACCACCGCTGTCGCCCTCGGCTACGGTAtcaccaaggccgacctcCCCGAGGACCCCGAGAATGCCCGCaacgtcgtcttcgtcgatGTCGGCCACTCCAACTACTCGGTCGCTGTTGTCGCCTTCTCCAAGGGCCAGCTTACCGTCAAGTCGACTGCCTACGACCGCAACTTCGGTGGCCGTGACTTTGACTACGCCCTTGTCAAGCACTTTGCCAAGGAGTTCGACGCCAAGTACAAGATTGACGTCCTCTCGTCGCCCAAGGCCATCTTCCGTCTTACCACCGCCGCTGAGCGCCTCAAGAAGGTCCTCTCGGCCAACTCGGAGGGCCCCATCAACGTCGAGTCGATCATgaacgacgtcgacgcctcgGGATCGCTCAAGCGTGAGCAGTTCGAGGAGCTGATCGGCGGTCTCCTCAACCGCTTCAACAAGCCCCTCGAGGAGGCCCTCAAGGCCTCGGGCCTCACCGTTGACCAGATCGACTCGATCGAGCTTGTCGGTGGTTCCACCCGTATCCCTGCCATCAAGGAGCGCATCCAGGCCTTCTTCGGCGGCAAGCAGCTCTCCTTCACCCTCAACCAGGACGAGGCCATCGCCCGCGGTGCCACCTTTGCCtgcgcctcgctctcgcccgtCTTCCGCGTCCGCGAGTTCGCCGTTCACGACATCACCCCCTACTCGATCCAGGTCGCatgggagaaggaggccggcaaccccgacgaggacactgagctcgtcgtcttccccCACGGCAACGCCATCCCCTCCACCAAGATCCTCACCTTCTACCGTCAGGGTCCCTTCGCCATTGACGCGTCGTACGCTCCCAACCAGGCCAACCTCCCCGCCGGCACCAACCCCGCGATCGGCAAATACACCATCAAGGGCGTCGAGAAGACTGCCTCGGGTGACCTCGCCTGCGTCAAGGTCAAGACCCGTCTCAACCTCCACGGTATCCTCAACTTCGAGGGTGCCTACGCcgttgaggaggtcgagaaggaggagacTGTTGTGActggtgagggcgaggacaagacggaggagaagaagatcGTCAAGAAGATCCAGCGCAAGGGCGACTACCAGACCTTTGCCCAGTACAACACCGTCTCGgagcagctcgtcaacgACTGGaccgagaaggagggcaagatgcacgccgaggacaagctcgtcatGGAGACCGAGGAGCGCAAGAACGCCCTCGAGGAGTACGTCTACGACACCCGtggcaagctcgacgaccgctACAAGCTCTACGCCCAGGCTtccgagaaggaggagctcCTCAAGGGTctctccgaggccgaggactGGCTCTAcaccgaggagggcgaggacgccaCCAAGTCGGCCTACGTCACGCGTCTTGACGCCCTCAAGAAGATTGGAGACCCCATTGCCCTCCGCTACCGCGAGAACGAGGACCGCCCccgtgctgctgccgccctcCGTGAGACCTGCAACGAGTTCCTCTCGCAGGCCCAGAACGGCGAGGAGAAGTACGCCCACATtgaggacgccgacaaggagaaggtg ATCGAGAAGGCTGCCAACACCCTCAGCTGGCTCGAGAACCAGCTTGTCCGCCAGTCGGAGAAGCCCAAGAACGTCAACCCTGTTGTCACCTCGGAGGAGATCAACAAGCGCAAGGACGACGTTAGCTACACCTGCGCTGCCATCATGAACAAGCCCAAGCCTAGGGTTAAGACCGAGTCTGGCACCCAGACCCCCAACGAGGGtgccaaggacgagaagaTGGACACGGATGACAAGGCCCCTGCCGAGGACATGGACATTGACTAG
- the paa1 gene encoding Protein phosphatase PP2A regulatory subunit A, translating into MSSPSAAAGSLYPIHLLMDELKSDDVVLRLSSIRRLSTIALALGPARTRDELLPFLQDQLDDEDEVLLVLAEELGSFVEYVGGQEYAWTILGPLENLAAVEETLVRDKAAESISTISGILTPQAIDEHFVPLLRRLSNGDWFTSRTSACALFATAYPIAQPEAQEEMRRLFAALVADDTPMVRRAASRALGPFAKAVASVPGQHQLLVNDIIPLYRRLSADDQDSVRLLTIPDLIAIATNLSPEETKAHLLEPLRQSVSDRSWRVRYMVANEFVGLAESVGQDIVRDDLVSAFVGLLKDNEAEVRTAAAGQVPGFSKLLDRDTILNKILPCVRDLSTDTSQHVRAALAMQISGLAPLLGKDATIEHLLPLFLHLLKDEFSDVRLNLISKLELVNSVIGIERLSQALLPAIMELAEDKQWRVRQAIIEYIPLLATQLGVQFFDDKLGALCMSWLGDTVFSIREAATINLKKLTDVFGVDWARTTIIPKVLQMGEHPNYLYRMTTIFAITTMAPSLNTAIIRDTVLDAALGLASDPIPNIRFNVAKCLETLAAVLATDPEGQDVIQRRILPALRKLQEDPDADVRYFATQAYERTTGDEQSEPMVLS; encoded by the exons ATGTCCTCGCCATCAgccgcggcgggctcgcTCTACCCCATCCACCTGCTGATGGATGAGCTCAAGTCGGACGATGTGGTCCTCCGCCTCAGCTCGATCCGCCGCTTGAGCACCATTGCCCTCGCGCTTGGTCCCGCCCGGACacgcgacgagctccttCCTTTTCTCCAG GACCAACtagatgacgaggacgaggtcctcctcgtgctcgccgaggagctcggctcATTTGTAGAGTATGTCGGCGGACAGGAGTACGCCTGGACCATCCTCGGCCCGCTTGAGAACCttgcggccgtcgaggagacGCTCGTCCGCGACAAGGCTGCCGAGTCGATCTCGACCATCTCGGGCATCCTCACCCCTCAGGCTATCGACGAGCACTTTGTGCCCCTGCTCCGCCGCCTGTCCAACGGCGACTGGTTcacgtcgcgcacgtcggcctGCGCCCTCTTTGCGACGGCTTACCCCATCGCCCAGCCCGAGGCCCAGGAGGAGATGCGCCGCCTcttcgccgccctcgtcgctgacGACACGCCCATGGTCCGCCGTGCCGCCTCGCGTGCCCTTGGT CCCTTTGCCAAGGCCGTCGCCTCGGTTCCCGGCCAGCACCAGCTGCTCGTCAACGACATCATCCCCCTCTACCGCCGCCTGTCGGCCGACGACCAGGACTCGGTCCGCCTCCTCACCATCCCGGACCTCATCGCTATCGCGACCAACCTCTCGCCCGAGGAGACCAAGGCCCACCTTCTGGAGCCTCTCCGCCAGAGCGTCTCGGACAGGAGCTGGCGCGTGCGCTACATGGTCGCCAACGAGTTTGTCGGCCTTGCCGAGAGCGTCGGCCAGGACATTgtccgcgacgaccttgttTCTGCCTTTGTTGGCCTTCTGAAGGACAATGAGGCCGAGGTTCGcacggctgctgctggtcaGGTTCCCG GCTTCTCCAAGCTGCTTGACCGTGACACCATCCTGAACAAGATCCTCCCCTGTGTTCGTGATCTCTCGACCGACACGAGCCAGCACGTTCGCGCTGCACTTGCTATGCAGATCTCGGGCCTCGCCCCTCTgctcggcaaggacgccACGATTGAGCACCTCCTGCCCCtcttcctccacctcctcaaGGACGAGTTCAGCGACGTTCGCCTCAACCTCATCTCCAAGCTTGAGCTCGTCAACAGCGTCATTGGTATTGAGCGTCTGTCGCAGGCCCTCCTCCCTGCCATCATggagcttgccgaggacaAGCAGTGGCGTGTCCGCCAGGCCATCATCGAGTACATTCCTCTGTTGGCCACGCAGCTTGGTGTGCAGTTCTTtgacgacaagctcggcgccctgTGCATGTCGTGGCTCGGCGACACTGTCTTCTCCATCCGTGAGGCTGCCACCATCAACCTCAAGAAGCTCACCGACGTCTTTGGCGTCGACTGGGCCCGCACGACCATCATCCCCAAGGTGCTCCAGATGGGCGAGCACCCCAACTACCTGTACCGCATGACGACCATTttcgccatcaccaccatggcTCCCTCGCTCAACACTGCCATCATCCGCGACACGGTTCTCGACGCTGCTCTGGGCCTTGCCTCGGACCCCATCCCCAACATCCGCTTCAACGTGGCCAAGtgcctcgagacgctcgccgccgtcctggccaccgaccccgagggcCAGGATGTCATCCAGCGCCGCATCCTGCCTGCTTTGAGAAAGCTCCAGGAggaccccgacgccgacgtcaggTATTTCGCGACACAAGCGTACGAGCGGACGACTGGCGACGAGCAGTCCGAGCCCATGGTCCTCTCATAA